Proteins from a single region of Runella sp. SP2:
- the nudK gene encoding GDP-mannose pyrophosphatase NudK, whose translation MNPNVQIIEEKLLSDNWYVLKKITFDYQNKSGQWQRQSREAYDRGNGAVILLYHPQNKTVILTRQFRMPTYVNGNETGMLIEACAGLLDKDNAEDCIRRETEEETGYRVSSVRKVFEAYMSPGSVTEILYFFVAEYEATMKVNEGGGAAHEQENIEVLELPFEQALNMIKTGEIRDGKTIMLLQYAKLEGLI comes from the coding sequence ATGAATCCTAATGTTCAAATCATTGAGGAAAAATTGCTTTCGGACAATTGGTATGTTCTCAAAAAAATCACGTTCGATTACCAAAATAAATCGGGGCAATGGCAACGGCAGTCTCGTGAGGCGTATGACCGTGGCAATGGTGCGGTGATTTTGTTGTATCATCCCCAAAATAAAACGGTGATTTTAACGCGTCAATTCCGAATGCCTACTTACGTCAACGGAAACGAAACGGGAATGCTCATTGAAGCTTGCGCGGGGCTTTTGGACAAAGATAACGCGGAAGATTGTATTCGTCGAGAAACGGAAGAAGAAACGGGTTACCGAGTTTCGTCGGTGCGTAAGGTGTTTGAAGCCTACATGTCACCTGGTTCAGTCACCGAAATTCTTTACTTTTTTGTGGCCGAATACGAAGCTACCATGAAAGTAAACGAAGGAGGCGGGGCCGCACACGAGCAAGAAAACATAGAAGTGCTTGAGCTCCCGTTTGAACAAGCCCTAAATATGATAAAAACGGGGGAAATCAGGGATGGGAAGACAATAATGCTGTTGCAATACGCGAAATTAGAAGGGTTGATTTGA
- a CDS encoding DeoR/GlpR family DNA-binding transcription regulator, protein MSYQSRKQIILKLLDEKGDVDVKELAQVLETSEITVRRDLGLMAADGLLYRTHGGAMRLSLVNQPISFVQKSAVNADKKDHICRIAAAQIQDGDVIFMDCGSTVFRMCSFIRDKRIKVITNSLPVVHELLNSAVSINLIGGEVDAERQAVHGSMSTEHIRRYQADKAFLGVGGISLDKGLSAVSEKEAEMTLSMAANAQVTYLLCDSSKLGKDKYLTFATLELVNVLITDEQSSEIIQAFTNAGLKVLH, encoded by the coding sequence ATGAGTTATCAAAGCAGAAAGCAAATCATCCTTAAACTATTGGATGAAAAAGGCGACGTTGACGTCAAGGAATTGGCACAAGTACTAGAGACGTCGGAGATTACTGTGCGTCGTGATTTAGGATTAATGGCTGCCGACGGCCTGCTTTATCGAACCCACGGAGGAGCTATGAGGTTAAGTTTGGTCAACCAACCCATTAGTTTTGTTCAAAAATCAGCCGTAAATGCCGACAAAAAAGACCATATTTGTCGCATCGCAGCGGCACAAATCCAAGACGGGGACGTTATTTTTATGGATTGCGGAAGCACTGTTTTTAGGATGTGTAGCTTTATTCGTGACAAACGAATAAAGGTCATTACCAATTCGTTACCCGTTGTTCACGAACTCCTCAACAGCGCCGTTTCCATCAATTTAATAGGCGGCGAAGTGGATGCAGAAAGGCAAGCGGTTCACGGTAGCATGTCCACCGAACACATTCGGCGCTACCAAGCCGACAAAGCTTTCTTGGGGGTTGGGGGGATTTCGTTGGACAAAGGGTTAAGTGCGGTAAGTGAAAAAGAAGCCGAAATGACGCTGTCGATGGCCGCAAACGCCCAAGTCACTTATTTACTGTGTGATTCTTCAAAATTAGGCAAAGACAAATACCTGACGTTTGCCACTTTAGAATTGGTAAACGTACTTATCACCGATGAACAATCTTCTGAGATTATTCAGGCATTCACCAATGCAGGCTTAAAGGTTTTGCACTAA
- a CDS encoding DUF1361 domain-containing protein: protein MLKRLLYKFWKYRFMVSEPPIITMQGLYPLLLLLLLSMVALTYHMVRIQFKEAVDFSMDWNLFLSWIPLIVAFIVDITVKRFHKWYVWVGLWSVVWLLFFPNAPYMITDLVHLSVDMGSDLTWHDMIMLFFYAEVSLFNGLVSVYWMHRSWQKTYSKAIGNLLLLVSLPLAGFGIYLGRIRRWNSWDILHNPQELFNAIWQSLTDRTALILSLEIGVLLGMLYLVLWALLRFRIRHINDE from the coding sequence TTGCTAAAACGTCTCCTTTATAAATTCTGGAAATACCGCTTTATGGTATCTGAGCCCCCAATTATTACCATGCAGGGGCTCTATCCGCTACTTTTGCTCTTGTTGTTGAGTATGGTGGCTTTGACATACCACATGGTCAGAATTCAGTTCAAAGAAGCAGTTGATTTTTCAATGGATTGGAATTTATTTTTGAGCTGGATTCCGCTAATCGTCGCTTTTATCGTTGACATCACTGTCAAACGTTTTCATAAATGGTACGTATGGGTGGGTCTTTGGAGTGTGGTCTGGTTGTTGTTTTTTCCCAATGCCCCTTACATGATTACTGATTTGGTACATTTGTCGGTGGATATGGGGAGCGACCTTACTTGGCATGATATGATTATGCTTTTTTTCTATGCCGAAGTGAGCTTATTCAACGGGCTTGTCTCCGTGTATTGGATGCACCGAAGCTGGCAAAAAACCTATTCCAAAGCCATTGGAAACCTTTTGCTGCTCGTAAGCCTTCCTTTGGCAGGTTTTGGAATTTATTTAGGAAGAATTCGTCGGTGGAACAGTTGGGACATCCTGCATAATCCACAAGAACTGTTCAATGCCATTTGGCAAAGCCTTACCGACCGAACGGCGCTTATACTCAGCCTTGAGATTGGGGTATTGCTCGGAATGCTCTATTTGGTACTTTGGGCCTTGCTTCGTTTTAGAATTCGTCATATTAATGATGAGTAG